In Streptomyces ambofaciens ATCC 23877, a single genomic region encodes these proteins:
- a CDS encoding type VII secretion system-associated protein, whose translation MSRRDEALVPVPDDIREAGRLAPEHWLGVVDPMWAGAGRPPEWAMTGRWRSGPDGEIVEWEDNPAYRPSPRALGWPEPEDEVDRAVQLASTGYGPGEAVPAALVGREVAVLTAPGGGPLSAAAPDGTPVVPLFTSSVFLRAAGSFSFELVGADDLVSRVPAGHVLYLNPTAAVSMLLDPGAVRAAVRGGAPERPSAAMNRGARILTEAVHPVRGTDA comes from the coding sequence ATGAGCCGGCGGGACGAGGCACTCGTGCCCGTTCCGGACGACATCCGTGAGGCGGGCCGCCTCGCTCCGGAGCACTGGCTCGGGGTGGTCGACCCGATGTGGGCCGGCGCGGGGCGGCCCCCGGAGTGGGCCATGACCGGCCGGTGGCGGTCCGGCCCCGACGGCGAGATCGTCGAGTGGGAGGACAACCCCGCATACCGGCCGTCCCCGCGCGCGCTCGGCTGGCCCGAACCCGAGGACGAGGTGGACCGCGCCGTCCAGCTCGCGTCGACCGGATACGGCCCCGGCGAGGCGGTGCCGGCCGCGCTGGTGGGGCGTGAGGTGGCCGTGCTGACGGCGCCCGGCGGTGGGCCGCTGAGTGCGGCGGCGCCGGACGGGACGCCGGTGGTGCCGCTGTTCACCTCGTCGGTGTTCCTGCGCGCGGCGGGGAGCTTCTCCTTCGAACTCGTCGGGGCGGACGACCTCGTGTCGCGTGTCCCCGCCGGGCACGTGCTGTACCTGAATCCCACGGCCGCGGTGAGCATGCTGCTGGACCCCGGCGCCGTGCGCGCCGCCGTCCGGGGCGGTGCGCCGGAGAGGCCCTCCGCCGCCATGAACCGCGGCGCGCGGATACTGACCGAGGCCGTGCACCCGGTCCGGGGGACGGACGCGTGA
- a CDS encoding sugar-binding transcriptional regulator has product MAEPTDTVALPAPVDTLLAAAVARRFYLEQRPKVEIAKEFGISRFKVARLLDAAVAHDIVRIDISVPAELDVPLGRALTERFGLRHGIVVDLTHGGTASSADPRHSARWLGTAAARLIAEIAEDGDVLGLDGSHAVDAMSEAVTRLPLCDVVQLTGVHGRDLAQDAAIAAVRRTAAVGGGRAFPLHTPFLLPDAATAAVLRSQPATAETLERIGRVTKAVVGIGAWDAPHSTVYGALSEREREALRRSAACAEVAGHVLDAAGRFVPTELTARTIAVGAADLRGVEELIGVTGGGHGTGAVRAVLRSGLLTGVVTDAATARRLLWNDDPDGTTRTAPSSRTTERGPR; this is encoded by the coding sequence ATGGCCGAACCGACTGACACGGTGGCGTTACCCGCGCCGGTCGACACGCTCCTGGCCGCCGCCGTCGCCCGGCGCTTCTACCTGGAGCAGCGGCCGAAGGTGGAGATCGCCAAGGAGTTCGGCATCAGCCGGTTCAAGGTGGCCCGCCTCCTCGACGCGGCCGTGGCCCACGACATCGTGCGGATCGACATCAGTGTGCCGGCCGAGCTCGACGTCCCCCTCGGACGGGCGCTGACCGAACGGTTCGGCCTGCGGCACGGCATCGTTGTCGACCTGACGCACGGTGGCACGGCGTCCTCCGCCGACCCGCGCCACAGCGCCCGCTGGCTCGGCACGGCGGCCGCCCGGCTGATCGCGGAGATCGCCGAGGACGGCGACGTCCTCGGGCTGGACGGCAGCCACGCCGTGGACGCCATGAGCGAGGCGGTGACCCGGCTGCCGCTCTGCGACGTGGTCCAGCTGACCGGGGTGCACGGGCGGGACCTCGCCCAGGACGCCGCGATCGCCGCGGTGCGGCGTACCGCCGCGGTGGGCGGGGGGAGGGCGTTTCCCCTGCACACCCCGTTCCTCCTGCCCGACGCGGCCACGGCCGCCGTCCTGCGCAGCCAGCCCGCCACCGCCGAGACGCTGGAGCGGATCGGCAGGGTCACCAAGGCCGTCGTCGGCATCGGCGCCTGGGACGCCCCGCACTCCACGGTGTACGGCGCCCTGTCCGAGCGGGAGCGGGAGGCGCTGCGGCGGTCGGCGGCGTGCGCGGAGGTGGCCGGCCATGTGCTGGACGCCGCGGGCCGCTTCGTCCCCACCGAGCTGACCGCCCGCACGATCGCCGTCGGCGCCGCCGACCTCCGGGGCGTCGAGGAGCTGATCGGTGTCACGGGCGGTGGGCACGGCACCGGCGCGGTCCGCGCCGTACTGAGGTCCGGGCTGCTCACCGGCGTCGTCACGGACGCCGCGACCGCGCGACGCCTCCTGTGGAACGACGACCCGGACGGCACGACCCGGACCGCGCCCTCGTCCCGTACCACCGAACGAGGACCGCGATGA
- a CDS encoding VanW family protein, with product MRPRIASLPPVALAGGALTVGIGGLYLVGLLLTGGEIETGTTVRGVDIGGLSREEAARKLERHLVADGPRELAVQVGERRGAVDPRQAGLAFDIRETLDRATSTGADPVGVIGGLFRSGGAVEPVVRTDEDRARATLGKLAKTLDTRVRDGAVSFDDGRVEQVAPRTGYALDVDAAIGVLRAPFLRGAGDSVTVLPARETAPKVTAEEVRRAVRGFARPAMSAPVTLTAGGERFTITPAVLGEYLSMRPDDTGRLTPRLDGKGLRAAPVVADALKNLPATPRNARLGLEGDRAVVTADARAGVEITDKALGKAVLPLLTRSGTARTGAVTARHTQPEITRENAARLGLTEKLSSFTVRFEPAAYRTTNVGRAVDLINGSLVMPDETWSFNRTVGERTEANGFVDGVMIYDDQYTKAPGGGVSAVATTVFNAMFFAGVKPVEYGAHSFYIERYPEGREATVAWGSLDLKFANDSGKALYIQAESTDTSLTVNFIGTKKYDEITSVKGPRTDVREPETKVSTDERCVPQTPLEGFDVTVERVFHDDGREVRREPFRTHYSPRDEIICD from the coding sequence ATGCGCCCCCGGATAGCCTCTTTGCCGCCCGTCGCCCTGGCGGGCGGTGCGCTGACCGTCGGCATCGGCGGCCTCTACCTCGTCGGGCTGCTGCTCACCGGCGGTGAGATCGAGACGGGCACGACGGTGCGCGGGGTGGACATCGGGGGCCTGAGCCGCGAGGAGGCCGCCCGGAAGCTGGAGCGGCACCTGGTGGCGGACGGCCCGCGGGAGCTGGCCGTACAGGTCGGCGAGCGCAGGGGCGCGGTCGATCCGCGGCAGGCGGGGCTGGCCTTCGACATCCGGGAGACCCTGGACCGGGCGACGTCCACCGGCGCCGATCCGGTCGGCGTGATCGGCGGGCTGTTCCGCTCGGGCGGTGCCGTCGAACCGGTCGTGCGGACCGACGAGGACAGAGCCCGTGCCACGCTCGGGAAGCTGGCGAAGACGCTCGACACGCGGGTCCGCGACGGCGCCGTCTCCTTCGACGACGGCCGGGTCGAGCAGGTCGCCCCGCGCACCGGGTACGCGCTGGACGTGGACGCCGCGATCGGCGTGCTTCGCGCCCCCTTCCTGCGCGGCGCGGGGGACTCGGTCACGGTGCTGCCCGCACGTGAGACCGCGCCGAAGGTCACGGCGGAGGAGGTCCGGCGGGCGGTGCGCGGGTTCGCGCGGCCGGCGATGTCGGCACCCGTCACACTCACCGCGGGCGGCGAGCGGTTCACGATCACACCGGCCGTGCTGGGCGAGTACCTGAGCATGCGGCCGGACGACACCGGCAGACTCACGCCGAGACTCGACGGCAAGGGGCTGCGCGCCGCGCCGGTGGTGGCCGACGCGCTGAAGAACCTCCCCGCCACGCCCCGGAACGCCCGGCTCGGTCTGGAGGGCGACAGGGCCGTGGTGACCGCCGACGCCAGGGCCGGCGTGGAGATCACCGACAAGGCTCTGGGCAAGGCCGTCCTGCCCCTGCTCACCAGGTCGGGCACCGCCCGCACCGGCGCGGTGACCGCACGGCACACCCAGCCGGAGATCACCCGTGAGAACGCGGCGCGCCTGGGGCTGACCGAGAAGCTGTCCTCCTTCACCGTCCGTTTCGAACCGGCCGCCTACCGCACGACGAACGTCGGCCGGGCCGTGGACCTCATCAACGGCTCCCTCGTCATGCCGGACGAGACCTGGAGCTTCAACCGGACCGTCGGCGAGCGCACCGAGGCCAACGGTTTCGTCGACGGCGTCATGATCTACGACGACCAGTACACCAAGGCGCCCGGCGGCGGCGTCTCCGCCGTGGCCACCACGGTCTTCAACGCGATGTTCTTCGCGGGCGTCAAGCCCGTCGAGTACGGCGCCCACTCCTTCTACATCGAGCGCTACCCCGAGGGCCGTGAGGCGACGGTCGCCTGGGGCAGCCTGGACCTGAAGTTCGCCAACGACTCCGGCAAGGCCCTCTACATCCAGGCCGAGTCCACCGACACCTCGCTGACCGTGAATTTCATCGGCACGAAGAAGTACGACGAGATCACCTCGGTCAAGGGTCCGCGCACCGATGTGCGGGAACCGGAGACCAAGGTGAGCACCGACGAGCGGTGCGTGCCGCAGACCCCCCTCGAAGGCTTCGACGTCACCGTCGAGCGGGTCTTCCACGACGACGGGCGGGAAGTGCGACGCGAACCGTTCCGGACGCACTACTCACCCCGTGACGAGATCATCTGCGACTAG
- a CDS encoding glycoside hydrolase family 3 protein, producing the protein MAPAVTDRAVAAPAAAARERAAALLARMTAEEKEALVRCDFAAVAHLGIPALAMVDASAGLRGETGVTAFPVPVAQAATFDEALAGRIGRAIGAEGRAKGYNNALGPTIDLIRTWHFGRQAEAMGEDPVLAGRLGAALTVALQSQHMAATLKHFAAYTQEVDRFFVDTKVSDRALHEYYQAPFRRVIAAAPATSVMMAYPKINGTFATRHAGLFDDLKKGMGLQGYTVPDFWAGDDQVAAARAGMDLAGLGPGAVQIPAGSLTGGAIPAARLDDAARRILVTMFANGLFDHPVPTPAGDVSTQAHKDLAHEAAVASTVLLANRSSALPLTGAVRSLAVIGPAGTDTFTGVSGSTYVDPGTWTTPLDAIRARAGSTVKVTHAQGTKGDLPLTTVPSTVLRTPTGTAGLRGSYYADADGTGTPVTTRTDATVDFATAPVEGLPQVWSAKWTGTLTPTTTGLHRFSLLPSGTASLKIDGRTVVSGTRQMARFFLGPYDYPLQGTVELTAGRAVGVEITYHNATAEPGSCGLAFGWQPESLIPAAVTAARAADAAVVFVNRVAGEGMDHAGYALPGDQAQLIEAVAAANPRTIVVLNTDGPVATPWLNDVEAVLQAWYAGRGAGTALAAVLFGDSDPAGRLPVTFPLDAGQGPGTTAATYPGTNGTVAYDEGIAVGYRFYDARRQEPRFPFGHGLSYTAFAHGSLDATYDAAAGQVTLAVTVTNTGRRQGTEVLQVYVTLPASAAAEPRRLVAFQKVTLPAAGTQRIGLTIPVQDLTVWKSGAMTLVPGSYTFATARSSRVVTAQRTLTLG; encoded by the coding sequence ATGGCCCCCGCGGTCACCGACCGAGCGGTCGCCGCGCCGGCTGCCGCCGCGCGGGAGAGGGCCGCCGCACTCCTCGCCCGCATGACGGCCGAGGAGAAGGAAGCCCTCGTACGCTGCGACTTCGCCGCCGTCGCCCACCTGGGCATCCCGGCCCTCGCCATGGTCGACGCCTCCGCGGGGCTGCGCGGCGAGACGGGCGTCACCGCCTTCCCCGTCCCCGTGGCCCAGGCGGCCACCTTCGACGAGGCGCTCGCGGGCAGGATCGGCAGGGCCATCGGCGCCGAGGGCCGCGCCAAGGGCTACAACAACGCCCTCGGCCCCACCATCGACCTGATCCGGACCTGGCACTTCGGCCGTCAGGCCGAGGCCATGGGCGAGGACCCGGTGCTCGCCGGACGCCTGGGAGCCGCCCTCACCGTGGCCCTCCAGTCCCAGCACATGGCGGCCACGCTCAAGCACTTCGCCGCCTACACCCAGGAAGTCGACCGCTTCTTCGTCGACACCAAGGTGTCCGACCGCGCGCTCCACGAGTACTACCAGGCGCCCTTCCGGCGCGTGATCGCAGCCGCCCCCGCCACCTCGGTGATGATGGCGTACCCGAAGATCAACGGCACCTTCGCGACGCGGCACGCCGGCCTGTTCGACGACCTGAAGAAGGGGATGGGCCTCCAGGGATACACCGTGCCCGACTTCTGGGCCGGGGACGACCAGGTGGCCGCGGCCCGGGCGGGCATGGACCTCGCCGGGCTCGGTCCCGGCGCCGTCCAGATCCCGGCGGGTTCCCTCACCGGCGGCGCGATACCGGCCGCCCGCCTCGACGACGCGGCCCGTCGCATCCTCGTCACCATGTTCGCGAACGGCCTCTTCGACCACCCCGTCCCGACCCCGGCGGGCGACGTCAGCACCCAGGCGCACAAGGACCTCGCGCACGAGGCGGCCGTCGCCTCCACGGTGCTCCTCGCCAACCGGTCCTCGGCCCTGCCGCTCACCGGCGCCGTGAGGTCGCTCGCCGTCATCGGCCCGGCGGGGACCGACACCTTCACCGGCGTGTCCGGCTCCACGTACGTCGACCCCGGCACCTGGACCACGCCCCTCGACGCGATCCGTGCCCGCGCCGGAAGCACCGTCAAGGTCACGCACGCCCAGGGAACCAAGGGCGACCTCCCGCTGACCACGGTCCCCTCCACCGTTCTGCGCACCCCCACGGGGACGGCCGGGCTGAGGGGGAGCTACTACGCCGACGCCGACGGCACCGGCACGCCGGTCACGACCCGCACCGACGCCACCGTCGACTTCGCCACCGCTCCGGTCGAGGGCCTGCCGCAGGTGTGGTCGGCCAAGTGGACCGGCACGCTGACCCCGACCACCACCGGCCTCCACCGCTTCTCCCTGCTGCCGTCGGGGACGGCCTCGCTGAAGATCGACGGCAGGACGGTCGTCTCCGGCACCCGGCAGATGGCCCGCTTCTTCCTCGGCCCCTACGACTATCCGCTCCAGGGCACCGTCGAACTGACCGCCGGACGCGCCGTCGGCGTGGAGATCACCTACCACAACGCCACCGCGGAGCCCGGCAGCTGCGGCCTGGCCTTCGGCTGGCAGCCGGAGTCCCTGATCCCCGCCGCCGTGACCGCGGCCCGCGCGGCCGACGCGGCCGTCGTCTTCGTCAACCGGGTCGCCGGCGAGGGCATGGACCACGCGGGATACGCGCTGCCCGGCGACCAGGCCCAGCTCATCGAGGCCGTGGCCGCCGCCAACCCGCGCACGATCGTCGTCCTCAACACCGACGGCCCCGTCGCCACCCCATGGCTGAACGACGTGGAGGCCGTGCTCCAGGCGTGGTACGCGGGCCGCGGGGCGGGCACCGCCCTTGCCGCCGTCCTCTTCGGCGACAGCGATCCGGCCGGCCGCCTCCCGGTGACCTTCCCCCTCGACGCCGGCCAGGGCCCCGGCACCACCGCCGCCACCTACCCGGGCACGAACGGCACCGTCGCCTACGACGAGGGCATCGCCGTCGGCTACCGCTTCTACGACGCGAGGAGGCAGGAGCCCCGCTTCCCCTTCGGCCACGGCCTGTCGTACACCGCCTTCGCCCACGGCTCCCTGGACGCGACGTACGACGCGGCCGCCGGGCAGGTCACCCTCGCGGTCACGGTGACCAACACCGGGCGGCGTCAGGGCACCGAGGTCCTCCAGGTCTACGTCACCCTCCCCGCCTCGGCGGCGGCGGAACCGCGCCGCCTGGTCGCCTTCCAGAAGGTCACCCTCCCCGCGGCGGGCACGCAACGGATCGGCCTGACGATCCCGGTCCAGGACCTCACCGTCTGGAAGTCGGGGGCGATGACGCTCGTCCCCGGCAGCTACACCTTCGCCACGGCGCGTTCGTCCCGCGTCGTCACCGCACAACGGACCCTGACGCTCGGCTGA
- a CDS encoding alpha-L-rhamnosidase gives MLPPQPSPVSFEHLPDGLGIGVASPRLSWTLPTGTGRQTGYELEVERRGGVRRTGRVDSAEQVLVPWPGDALTSRERATVRVRVWAPGAAHPSEWSAPRDVEAGLLDPADWQAVPVSADWDEDPAGERRPARVRKDFHLHRTVARARLHVTAHGLYEVEINGHRVGDETLAPGWTVYPHRLRYRTHDVTAHLTEGANTVGAWLGDGWYRGKYGFDGGTRNIYGTDQSLIAQLEVEYDDGTTQVVATDGTWKAAPGPILTSGLYEGETFDARLHDPAWATPSAAGTGDWTPVRTGTRDPATLVAPLGPPVRCTEEIAPATVTRTADGRHLLDFGQNLVGRLRVTVDGPAGTTLTLRHAEVLQDGELATRPLREATSVDTLVLSGGGPLTWEPRFTLHGFRYAEITGWPGELTAGQVTARVYHTDMRRTGWFECSDPLVNRLHENVVWSMRGNFVDLPTDCPQRDERLGWTGDIQVFAPTASFLYDCAGLLDSWLTDVGLEQLPDGTIPWYVPVIPGEPMWTPIHPGAAWGDVATLTPWTLFQRFGDRELLRRHHPMAKAWVDLVERLAGPTRLWDTGVQLGDWLDPAAPPDDPAAGRTDRYLVATAYFAHSARHLALAARELGIDTDAARYAALADEVAAAFRHRYVLPAARLTSDSATAYAVALAFGLLTPEQRRPAADRLAEIVLADGARVSTGFVGTPLICDALADNGHLDVAYRLLMQTECPSWLYTVTMGATTIWERWDSLRPDGTLNPGGMTSFNHYALGAVADWLHRVVGGITATAPGYRRLSFRPRPGGGITWARVRHDTPYGTAALSWELTATGMTADVTVPQGCSATAELPGCAPLVLGPGDHTLNTAELGAAA, from the coding sequence TTGCTCCCCCCTCAGCCCTCCCCGGTCAGCTTCGAACACCTGCCGGACGGCCTCGGCATCGGAGTCGCCTCCCCCCGACTGAGCTGGACCCTGCCGACAGGCACCGGCCGCCAGACCGGGTACGAGCTGGAGGTCGAACGCCGTGGCGGCGTCCGCCGCACCGGGCGCGTCGACAGCGCCGAGCAGGTCCTGGTCCCCTGGCCCGGTGACGCGCTGACGTCCCGGGAACGCGCCACCGTACGAGTCCGCGTCTGGGCCCCCGGCGCCGCCCACCCCTCGGAGTGGAGCGCGCCGAGGGACGTCGAGGCCGGGCTCCTCGATCCCGCCGACTGGCAGGCCGTACCCGTGAGCGCCGACTGGGACGAGGACCCCGCCGGCGAGCGACGCCCGGCCCGTGTGCGCAAGGACTTCCACCTCCACCGCACCGTCGCCCGCGCCCGCCTCCACGTCACCGCTCACGGCCTGTACGAGGTCGAGATCAACGGCCACCGCGTCGGCGACGAGACCCTCGCACCGGGCTGGACCGTCTACCCGCACCGCCTGCGCTACCGCACCCACGACGTCACCGCCCACCTCACCGAGGGCGCGAACACCGTCGGTGCCTGGCTCGGCGACGGCTGGTACCGCGGCAAGTACGGCTTCGACGGCGGCACCCGCAACATCTACGGCACCGACCAGTCCCTCATCGCCCAGTTGGAGGTGGAGTACGACGACGGCACCACCCAGGTCGTCGCCACCGACGGAACCTGGAAAGCGGCGCCCGGCCCGATCCTCACCAGCGGCCTCTACGAGGGGGAGACCTTCGACGCCCGCCTGCACGACCCCGCGTGGGCCACACCCTCGGCGGCCGGCACGGGGGACTGGACACCGGTCCGCACGGGCACACGCGACCCCGCCACCCTCGTCGCCCCGCTCGGGCCGCCCGTACGCTGCACCGAGGAGATCGCCCCGGCCACCGTCACCCGTACCGCCGACGGACGTCACCTGCTCGACTTCGGACAGAACCTCGTCGGCCGACTCCGCGTCACCGTCGACGGACCGGCCGGCACCACCCTCACCCTGCGGCACGCCGAAGTCCTCCAGGACGGTGAACTGGCCACCCGCCCCCTGCGCGAGGCGACGTCCGTCGACACCCTGGTCCTCTCCGGCGGCGGACCGCTCACCTGGGAACCCCGCTTCACCCTGCACGGCTTCCGGTACGCCGAGATCACCGGCTGGCCGGGAGAGCTGACGGCGGGTCAGGTGACCGCCCGCGTGTACCACACGGACATGCGCCGCACCGGTTGGTTCGAGTGCAGCGACCCGCTCGTCAACCGCCTGCACGAGAACGTCGTGTGGAGCATGCGCGGCAACTTCGTCGACCTGCCCACCGACTGCCCCCAGCGCGACGAGCGCCTCGGCTGGACCGGCGACATCCAGGTCTTCGCCCCGACGGCGAGCTTCCTCTACGACTGCGCCGGCCTGCTCGACTCCTGGCTCACCGACGTCGGCCTCGAACAGCTCCCGGACGGCACGATCCCGTGGTACGTCCCGGTCATCCCGGGTGAGCCGATGTGGACGCCGATCCACCCCGGCGCCGCCTGGGGGGACGTCGCCACCCTCACCCCCTGGACGCTCTTCCAGCGCTTCGGTGACCGGGAACTCCTGCGCCGCCACCACCCCATGGCCAAGGCGTGGGTCGACCTGGTCGAACGCCTCGCCGGGCCCACCCGCCTGTGGGACACCGGCGTCCAGTTGGGGGACTGGCTCGACCCGGCCGCCCCGCCGGACGACCCGGCGGCGGGCCGCACCGACCGCTACCTCGTCGCCACCGCGTACTTCGCCCACTCCGCCCGGCATCTGGCACTGGCCGCGCGGGAGTTGGGGATCGACACGGACGCCGCACGCTACGCGGCACTCGCCGACGAGGTCGCCGCCGCCTTCCGGCACCGGTACGTCCTGCCCGCGGCCCGGCTGACCAGCGACAGCGCCACGGCGTACGCGGTCGCCCTCGCTTTCGGCCTGCTCACCCCGGAGCAGCGCCGACCGGCCGCCGACCGCCTCGCCGAGATCGTGCTCGCCGACGGCGCGCGCGTCTCCACCGGCTTCGTCGGCACCCCCCTCATCTGTGACGCTCTCGCCGACAACGGTCATCTCGACGTCGCCTACCGGCTGTTGATGCAGACCGAGTGCCCCTCCTGGCTCTACACCGTGACCATGGGAGCGACCACGATCTGGGAGCGCTGGGACAGTCTGCGTCCCGACGGCACCCTCAACCCCGGCGGGATGACCAGCTTCAACCACTACGCGCTCGGGGCCGTCGCCGACTGGCTGCACCGCGTGGTCGGCGGCATCACCGCCACCGCCCCCGGCTACCGCCGGCTCTCCTTCCGCCCCCGCCCGGGCGGCGGAATCACCTGGGCCCGTGTCCGCCACGACACGCCCTACGGGACGGCCGCACTGTCCTGGGAGCTCACCGCCACCGGTATGACGGCCGACGTCACGGTCCCGCAGGGGTGCTCGGCCACGGCAGAACTGCCCGGCTGCGCACCGCTCGTCCTGGGGCCGGGCGACCACACTCTGAACACCGCCGAACTCGGGGCGGCGGCCTGA
- a CDS encoding carbohydrate ABC transporter permease translates to MATIDTPVKSPVSGSGHAARTPRARRGRRGSRLWVRIVVGLLLVVEIYPMIWMFLTSLKSNDDYLNNSTWSLPTTWEWGNYTEAWTTGHIGLYVQNSLLAVVPALALMLLLGTAAGFALQVMVWKGRSLTLLVFLAGMMVPPQMILLPLFTVYFQTGLSGTLWPLILTYTGTGLPLTVFMMATYYRGVPRELFEAATIDGAGILRAFWTISLPLVRNALLTVGLVQFFFIWNDLLIALTFTNGQDLRTIQVGLLNFTGDFGATQYGPLFAAICINVFGTLLIYLFLNQKVMKGLTSGALKG, encoded by the coding sequence ATGGCCACCATCGACACACCCGTGAAGAGCCCCGTGAGCGGCTCCGGGCACGCCGCGCGGACCCCCCGGGCCCGGCGCGGCCGCCGGGGAAGCCGCCTCTGGGTCAGGATCGTCGTCGGCCTCCTCCTGGTCGTCGAGATCTACCCGATGATCTGGATGTTCCTCACCTCCCTGAAGTCCAACGACGACTACCTGAACAACTCCACCTGGTCCCTGCCCACCACCTGGGAATGGGGCAACTACACCGAGGCGTGGACCACCGGCCACATCGGCCTCTACGTCCAGAACAGCCTGCTCGCCGTCGTCCCCGCCCTCGCCCTGATGCTGCTGCTGGGCACCGCCGCCGGGTTCGCCCTCCAGGTCATGGTGTGGAAGGGCCGCAGCCTCACGCTGCTCGTGTTCCTCGCGGGCATGATGGTCCCGCCGCAGATGATCCTGCTGCCCCTGTTCACCGTGTACTTCCAGACCGGCCTGTCCGGCACCCTGTGGCCGCTGATCCTCACCTACACCGGCACCGGCCTGCCCCTGACCGTCTTCATGATGGCCACCTACTACCGCGGCGTCCCCCGCGAGCTGTTCGAGGCCGCCACCATCGACGGCGCCGGCATCCTGCGCGCCTTCTGGACCATCAGCCTCCCCCTGGTCCGCAACGCCCTGCTCACCGTCGGCCTGGTGCAGTTCTTCTTCATCTGGAACGACCTGCTCATCGCGCTGACCTTCACCAACGGCCAGGACCTGCGCACCATCCAGGTCGGCCTGCTCAACTTCACCGGCGACTTCGGCGCCACCCAGTACGGCCCCCTCTTCGCGGCCATCTGCATCAACGTCTTCGGCACCCTCCTGATCTACCTCTTCCTCAACCAGAAGGTCATGAAGGGCCTCACCTCGGGAGCGCTCAAGGGCTGA
- a CDS encoding carbohydrate ABC transporter permease, giving the protein MHRVLGDRRAIAILLGPALLVYSLIMLVPMVWSLGYSFTKGNTINGFTGNGAANFSRLMDDPAVHDALWFTLKYAVVVTAGQVVAGYLLALLYVFFLKRASALVRTLVFFPVVLPTVAVGLLFQKFFQVAPQTGPVNSLLNAVGIDSVDFFGSAGSAFWVLIAMDIWRSMGFYAVLLFAGLVDIPDEVLESARLDGATGLRLVRHIVLPLSLPVLMSSLIFSINGTLKVFDSIVALTGGGPGTGTTPLTLYMFQTSFTYGDYGYGSTIALLLTVVCLLVSLVVYRVSRRDLTEG; this is encoded by the coding sequence ATGCACCGCGTACTCGGTGACCGCAGGGCCATCGCGATCCTGCTCGGTCCCGCCCTCCTCGTCTACTCCCTGATCATGCTGGTCCCCATGGTGTGGTCACTCGGGTACTCCTTCACCAAGGGCAACACGATCAACGGCTTCACCGGCAACGGTGCCGCCAACTTCTCCCGCCTCATGGACGACCCGGCCGTCCACGACGCGCTCTGGTTCACCCTCAAGTACGCCGTCGTCGTCACCGCCGGCCAGGTGGTCGCCGGGTATCTGCTGGCGCTGCTCTACGTCTTCTTCCTCAAGCGCGCCTCGGCGCTCGTCCGCACCCTGGTGTTCTTCCCGGTCGTGCTGCCCACCGTCGCCGTCGGCCTGCTCTTCCAGAAGTTCTTCCAGGTCGCCCCGCAGACCGGCCCGGTCAACTCCCTGCTCAACGCCGTCGGCATCGACTCCGTCGACTTCTTCGGCAGCGCCGGCAGCGCCTTCTGGGTGCTGATCGCCATGGACATCTGGCGCTCCATGGGCTTCTACGCCGTCCTGCTCTTCGCCGGCCTGGTCGACATACCCGACGAGGTCCTGGAGTCGGCCCGCCTGGACGGGGCCACGGGCCTGAGGCTCGTCCGCCACATCGTGCTGCCGCTCTCCCTGCCCGTCCTGATGTCCTCGCTGATCTTCAGCATCAACGGCACGCTGAAGGTCTTCGACTCGATCGTCGCCCTGACGGGCGGCGGCCCCGGCACGGGGACCACACCGCTGACCCTGTACATGTTCCAGACGTCGTTCACCTACGGCGACTACGGCTACGGCAGCACCATCGCGCTGCTGCTGACCGTCGTGTGCCTGCTGGTGAGCCTGGTCGTCTACCGCGTCTCGCGGCGCGACCTCACGGAGGGCTGA